One Acidobacteriota bacterium genomic window carries:
- a CDS encoding Trm112 family protein → MAIDPELLAILACPTCRTPVTLTAGGAGLRCAECRRVFPIQDEIPVMLMDEAIPEDAPADAADPGGPADSADPAGDDTPKP, encoded by the coding sequence ATGGCCATCGACCCTGAACTGCTCGCCATACTCGCCTGCCCCACCTGCCGGACGCCGGTCACCCTGACGGCGGGCGGCGCCGGCCTCCGTTGCGCCGAATGCCGCCGTGTCTTTCCGATTCAGGACGAGATCCCCGTGATGCTCATGGACGAGGCGATCCCCGAGGATGCGCCGGCGGACGCGGCAGACCCGGGAGGTCCGGCGGATTCAGCGGATCCGGCGGGGGACGATACCCCGAAGCCATGA
- a CDS encoding O-antigen ligase family protein: MPPCLSDSGRDPRDAHGRGDPRGCAGGRGRPGRSGGFSGSGGGRYPEAMTTHGGVATAASPGRPDAGASWPGRFETVAWWLLPLFVFALPLSVAASGILLTALLAVWAGLLVTAGERPAVPAFFWPLAAYSGWTLATVPFSIDPTASLIESREVLLYLTVPVVYRLARGDRAWSMTNVVLTAGALTAAIGIVQYGILEFDNLGRRPSGSMGHYMTYAGLLMLALVVAVSRVTFGARDRLWAALMLPALMAALAVTLTRGAWIGALAAVGLLLVLRDRRLLLVAPVAVLVVYFVAPATVTDRALSIFDPANPTNRDRVAMFTVGAGMVRDHPVTGVGPEMVLRRYAEYRPDNAVNDVNPHLHNVPMQIAAERGLPALALWAWFVVAISRDLARRFRRPETRTLAAAGLAAVAAMLVAGQFEYNFGDSEFLLLFLVLITLPAAREAGLETGEPAGAPASRPASSDPESADTTVSDPH; this comes from the coding sequence ATGCCGCCGTGTCTTTCCGATTCAGGACGAGATCCCCGTGATGCTCATGGACGAGGCGATCCCCGAGGATGCGCCGGCGGACGCGGCAGACCCGGGAGGTCCGGCGGATTCAGCGGATCCGGCGGGGGACGATACCCCGAAGCCATGACGACGCACGGCGGGGTCGCAACGGCGGCGTCCCCCGGCCGGCCCGATGCCGGCGCGTCCTGGCCGGGGCGCTTCGAGACCGTCGCGTGGTGGCTGCTGCCGCTGTTCGTCTTCGCGCTGCCGCTCTCCGTCGCCGCCTCCGGCATCCTCCTGACCGCGCTGCTCGCGGTCTGGGCCGGCCTGCTCGTCACGGCGGGCGAACGTCCTGCCGTCCCGGCGTTCTTCTGGCCGCTCGCCGCGTATTCGGGCTGGACGCTCGCAACCGTTCCCTTCTCGATCGACCCGACCGCCAGCCTCATCGAATCGCGCGAGGTGCTGCTCTACCTCACCGTGCCGGTCGTCTACCGCCTGGCCCGGGGGGATCGCGCCTGGTCGATGACGAACGTGGTGCTCACCGCGGGCGCGCTCACCGCGGCGATCGGGATCGTGCAGTACGGCATCCTGGAATTCGACAACCTCGGGCGCCGGCCGAGCGGCTCGATGGGCCACTACATGACGTACGCCGGCCTGCTGATGCTCGCCCTCGTCGTCGCCGTGTCGCGCGTCACGTTCGGCGCGCGCGACCGCCTCTGGGCCGCCCTGATGCTGCCGGCGCTCATGGCCGCGCTGGCGGTTACGCTGACGCGCGGGGCCTGGATCGGCGCTCTCGCCGCCGTCGGCCTCCTGCTCGTGCTCCGCGACCGCCGCCTGCTCCTCGTCGCGCCGGTCGCCGTGCTCGTCGTCTACTTCGTGGCGCCGGCGACGGTCACCGACCGCGCGCTCTCGATCTTCGATCCAGCGAACCCGACGAACCGCGACCGCGTCGCGATGTTCACGGTGGGCGCCGGCATGGTGCGCGACCACCCCGTCACCGGAGTCGGCCCGGAAATGGTGCTGCGGCGCTACGCCGAGTACCGCCCCGACAATGCCGTGAACGACGTGAATCCGCACCTGCACAACGTTCCGATGCAGATTGCCGCCGAGCGCGGGCTGCCGGCCCTGGCGCTCTGGGCCTGGTTCGTTGTCGCCATCTCCCGCGACCTGGCCCGGCGCTTCCGCCGGCCGGAGACCCGCACGCTCGCCGCCGCGGGCCTCGCCGCGGTGGCCGCCATGCTCGTGGCCGGCCAGTTCGAATACAACTTCGGCGACTCGGAGTTCCTCCTCCTCTTTCTCGTGTTGATAACGCTGCCCGCCGCTAGGGAAGCCGGTCTGGAGACCGGCGAACCCGCTGGTGCGCCGGCCTCCAGGCCGGCATCTTCCGACCCGGAATCCGCGGACACAACGGTGTCCGACCCGCACTAA
- a CDS encoding tetratricopeptide repeat protein encodes MRRPTCALFGVALLLAPVTGLPAAAQTASGPDLEAGDRAEAYRLFMLGRHLEGEGDTDGAIQALRDAAGLDPTSGEPLAELAGLYARAGREDESLAAANEAIERESANVSAHRVLGMNHASAAMSREATREDVDQAITHLEQARDTVVPDLQVELTLGRLYLRAGQNDDAIDLLEALAKDQLGYQPSRLLLSQAYEQAGRGEEALATLEETVATGRPTYQALARLGEMYERRRRWSDASAAYERAAALNPRNASVRQRLAGTLIEADEPARARAVIEDLLEMRPRDALAWRLLAEVELETNNFDAAETAAARLIELEPEGLRGPSVLARVFERRREYQRIVDTLAPVLARALSQEVRPERLVTVFDRLGFAYEMLEDSDGAIRVYEGAIALMPSDVRFLARLAQAYVDADRDRDAQDALRRARVNNPANLSIEMIEADLLARSGDVDAGGEALRAVLEGNPDDVRAHLALASYYSRHDRHGEAIALLEAARERFPSVTSIPFQLGAMFEQTDRFAEAEEMFRVVIEEDPDHAPALNYLGYMLAERGERLNESVELIARALEVDPHNGSYLDSIGWAYFKLDQLDLAEPPLRAAAEQLQRNSVVQDHLGDLMERLGRFEEAIAAWERALNGDRDGVDAGVIQQKIDDVRQR; translated from the coding sequence ATGCGCCGGCCGACCTGTGCCTTGTTCGGCGTCGCGCTGCTGCTCGCTCCGGTGACCGGGCTCCCCGCCGCGGCGCAGACCGCCTCCGGGCCCGACCTGGAAGCGGGCGATCGCGCCGAGGCGTACCGCCTCTTCATGCTGGGCCGCCACCTGGAGGGCGAAGGCGATACCGACGGCGCCATCCAGGCGTTGCGGGACGCGGCCGGCCTCGATCCGACGTCGGGCGAGCCGCTGGCGGAGTTGGCCGGGCTCTACGCCCGAGCCGGCCGGGAGGACGAATCGCTCGCCGCCGCGAACGAGGCGATTGAACGCGAGTCCGCCAACGTGAGCGCGCACCGCGTGCTCGGCATGAACCATGCATCCGCCGCGATGTCCCGCGAGGCGACGCGCGAGGACGTCGACCAGGCCATCACGCACCTGGAGCAGGCGCGCGACACGGTGGTCCCCGATCTGCAGGTGGAGCTGACGTTGGGGCGCCTGTACCTCCGGGCGGGCCAGAACGACGACGCGATCGACCTGCTGGAGGCGCTCGCGAAGGACCAGCTTGGCTATCAGCCGTCGCGCCTCCTGCTGTCCCAGGCCTACGAGCAGGCGGGACGCGGGGAGGAAGCGCTGGCGACCCTCGAGGAGACGGTCGCGACCGGACGGCCGACCTACCAGGCGCTCGCGCGTCTCGGCGAGATGTATGAGCGCCGCCGCCGGTGGAGTGATGCGTCCGCCGCCTACGAACGGGCCGCCGCCCTCAATCCGCGGAACGCCAGCGTCCGGCAGCGCCTTGCGGGAACGCTCATCGAAGCGGACGAGCCGGCGCGCGCCCGCGCCGTGATCGAAGACCTGCTCGAGATGCGTCCGCGTGACGCTCTCGCCTGGCGGTTGCTGGCGGAAGTCGAGCTGGAGACCAACAACTTCGACGCGGCGGAAACTGCGGCGGCGCGGCTGATCGAACTGGAGCCGGAGGGACTGCGCGGGCCGTCCGTGCTGGCGCGCGTCTTCGAGCGGCGGCGCGAGTACCAGCGGATCGTGGACACGCTGGCGCCGGTGCTGGCCCGCGCCCTGTCGCAGGAGGTCCGTCCCGAGCGGCTGGTCACGGTGTTCGACCGGCTCGGCTTCGCGTACGAAATGCTGGAGGACAGCGACGGGGCGATTCGCGTCTACGAGGGCGCGATTGCGCTGATGCCGTCAGACGTGCGGTTCCTGGCCCGGCTGGCTCAGGCCTACGTCGACGCGGATCGCGATCGGGATGCGCAGGACGCTTTGCGCCGGGCCCGCGTGAACAATCCCGCCAACCTGTCGATCGAGATGATCGAAGCGGATCTGCTGGCCCGGAGCGGCGACGTGGACGCGGGTGGGGAGGCGCTCCGCGCGGTGCTGGAGGGCAACCCGGACGATGTCCGCGCGCACCTCGCCCTGGCGAGCTACTACAGCCGGCATGACCGCCACGGCGAGGCGATCGCGCTGCTCGAAGCGGCGCGCGAGCGGTTCCCGTCGGTGACGTCCATCCCGTTCCAGTTGGGCGCCATGTTCGAGCAGACCGACCGCTTCGCCGAAGCGGAGGAGATGTTCCGCGTCGTGATCGAGGAGGATCCGGACCACGCCCCCGCTCTCAACTACCTCGGCTACATGCTGGCCGAGCGGGGCGAGCGGCTGAACGAGTCGGTCGAGCTCATCGCGCGGGCGCTCGAAGTGGATCCCCACAACGGGTCGTATCTCGACAGCATCGGCTGGGCGTACTTCAAGCTGGATCAGCTTGACCTCGCCGAGCCGCCGCTGCGCGCGGCGGCCGAGCAGCTACAGCGCAATTCGGTCGTGCAGGACCACCTGGGCGACCTGATGGAGCGCCTGGGCCGGTTCGAAGAGGCCATCGCCGCATGGGAACGCGCCCTGAACGGCGACCGCGACGGGGTGGATGCCGGCGTGATTCAGCAGAAGATCGACGACGTCCGTCAACGCTGA